Below is a window of Cydia splendana chromosome 3, ilCydSple1.2, whole genome shotgun sequence DNA.
aacttcggttttgtaggaagtgtcctctGTACTATAGTACTATTAGTCATTTTGTGCCTAGGGAGGGGAGTGTGCGGACTCACCGATCTTCTTGCTGATGTACTCCTCGCGCTGCTGGCGCGCGAAGCTGGACTCCATCGTCGGGTCGTCGTCATCGTCCATGTCCCGATACCTACACACCAGTCAAATTTacaatatgtacatacattttaaccttttgaacaccacagacggcaattgacgacaacgcaaaatcgtgacaacgacgccaaagacggcatttgacgccGATCgtgttttgatgaaaatctactgaaaaacaccccacttttaggttggcattatttatttacaaaactaaattttacccccgtcgcgtcagtggcacggcaaatggatgcgccgtttggcgttcaaaaggttaaaaacgcAGTAAATAAATTTGGTAACCTATGCGTAAATATTAACCCTTTGACCGACAAAGATGTCatctgacgcgcgcggctacagcctaatatcaaccttcgtgcattccggcaaggttcacgatgacgcgccgcacacgataggcgtggcgttcaaagggttaaggaCTGTGAGGGAGAAAGATTCTCAGGGTTATTTCCAGAACCATATCGTTCGTTCGACTGAGAGGCATATAGACGATTTTCGAATCGGCATCTTTGATGGATTTTACATATAAGTTTTAGAATTTCCATATAGTATTTTCCGGTTATAACACTGATGCGGTTTTGCACGCCGCTCCGGTATGTGAGCGAGACAGCGCAATGGACGTGTAGAGCGATGACCCCTCGCACACTGGAACCTCGTGCAGATTCGCATCCAATGTAAACAAGTGTAAGAACAACTAACTTGGACTTGTCGTAACCGAAGATCTCCTTGATGTGGGTGGAGTAGTCCATGTTCTCATCGCCGTCGTCGATGAAGTCGTCCATCTCCGAGTCGTACTCCGACTCAGAGTCGATGGCGCGCCCTGCACAACAACGCAAACATCGAACACTCTTCTTTTATTACAATCATATAAGTACTTAGTTGTAGACAAAATCAACCGATTAAATCTATCAACCGGCTGAAACATTAGTTATAACATAATATGTTATTGGTCGCCGCAATACAGGCGTGCCTAGTGCGGTTACCAATGTTTATCAACTTCTTGATTGTAATAACTTTTtgcttaataaatattttttgttttttttttttcattttcatactTCTACAGTGAGCGCCGGAGGAATTTATCTGTGTAAAATTCTCCGAAAATTGGACTTATGCGGTATAGGGAATAATCCCAATACACCTTAATATTGAGTGTCTTTCGGCCTCAAAATATAGTTAAAATCCTTCGGGTTTCCGCCTTAGAATATcctggtccaatgtgtatttgcgtctcacattttgcttagtgagagagcgacacgcaatgcacattggacaaagaaattggacctTGTGgtatacaattaatattaatattaaaaatgcaAAAGTAACTTATTCCGAGTATCACGCCTACAGTGTTAAGGCAAATTTACATCAAATACGTCCCGAAAACCAAAAATAATCCCACTCGAGTGTGAATTGGTGGCTGGGATGAGTTTGTATCGCCCTAAAGCCCACAATTATAACACAAGAAAAATTGGCAGTTAAATATGAAAGCAAtagtgcagcggtcggcaaccttttagcagccaagggccacatagtagttaacgaagttgacgcgggccgcacttagttaatatttatgactttatcagacattgtcgtttgtcaatattacatacaaacaaaatagccagggaagctcgcgggccgcaagtgagaggttcgcgggccgcacgcggcccgcgggccgccggttgccgaccgctgcaatAGTGTAAGAAATATGGCTGAATTATTTACGTTTGATAGCGAACGAAACAAAAGAATTGCAACTCAGTTCCAATCCAATGGTTTAACCCCTGGAGTCCCAAGGGTTTAAATTTGCCAGCCAAAACACGACTTCGAGGTTTTGAATTTAGAATTGAAACTTGATTCGCGTGGGACTTAGGAGacgttaatagtacattattgtcgaggctcggaagtagctacttgcaggctgaggattcgttttaaacggacgaccttgggagtccgtttaattgaatccgaagccagcaagtagccttccagccgagtcatatatagtgcttttctcaaaaatggtgcaagaaatataaatatcatagaaatattttacaaaagcaactttcttacgtatatattttcacagaaaaaagtataaacaattgaaaaaattagctttgccgcccatttattttttaataaaaaaagaagtgtatttttctgccgaaaatacgccaacctatttgagacagctaaatagtcgcggtactaatcatctgtttggctgtttaatgggcctgtgccttcatttgatatggccatttcaacttttaaaaagtttggaactcgacaaataatggaatttgtatgcaacattgcagtcccaaaatcgagactgcaatgtttttaactttttaatttttgactgaccataaactacgcgcttcgcaacctattttttaaacggcaaagtcgactttgccgtccatttttgagaaaattacATTgaggtattccacctgtccaatttctttgtccaatgtgcattgcgtgaattgcgtctcactctctcattaagcaaaatgtgagacgcaaatacacattggaccaagatattggacagatggaataccatcctaaggAGGATATGACTGTGTAATTTTGCAAGCGAGGTAAATTTGATAGCTAACATTCCATTTCCTGTTTAGGTTACACTCACGCTTCTGTTTCTTCCTCGGATCTTCCATCTTCCTCCTCGCGTCGGGCCGCTTGGCGAGCTTGTCCTTGGCGAGAGAGCTGACGTGCTTGTCGAAGTCGAACGAGTTGGAGATGGTGGGCTTGCCGGGCGCGGCCGGCGCCTTGCCTCTCTCCTCCGGCCTCCGAGGCGGCTTGCTCTCCGGTGGACGCTTGCCGTTCTCCTGTGAGGCCCTTTGCTTGGCTATAGCTCTGTCTCTGTCGCTCATTCTGGCGTCCTCTTTGCTTTTCTGTGGCAGTTTGCTCTGCGAACTGTGGCCGTTCGTGTACTTGCTCTCGCCGTTTTTGTTAGGTATTGTAAATTTCTTATCGTTCGAATTTTTATCTATCCTGTATGTGTTCTGGCTTTTTAAATCTATACTCTTTTTGACTTCCTGTCGTGAGGATTGGTCTTTGGAACTTAATTTGCTTCTGTCTACGTCTTTGCTAGGTTTGTCGTAAGATTTACTAGATTCTAATTTCATCTTTGTTTTTTCTAATCTGTCTCTATCTCTATTTAATCTTTCCATTTCTCTGTCTATCCTTTCTCGTTCCGCCTTCAATTTATCCAGTCTTTCCCTGTCTAGTCGCTCCTTTTCTCTGTCCGCCTTGTCCCTGTCTAGTCGCTCCCTTTCTCTGTCCGCCTTGTCCCTGTCTTGCCTCGCCCTCTCTTTCTCTCTCTGCAACTTGTCGGCTCTGTCCCGGTCACTGGATGGTTTGTCTTTGCTTCGCTCATATGTTTTAGTGCTGTCATGTTTGTGAGAGTTGGAGCCAGAATTGGAAGACTGGTTGGAAGACGTTTTCTCGCCGATTTTAGGAATTCTCCCAAATCCACTAGGTTTCTCTGGTTTCTTTTCTTTGTCAGCAGGCCTGTCTCTTTCTTCTCTTTGAGCTGGAAATAAGAATGGAACtctttaagaaaatataaaaaatcaaaattcgatttatttgtatttgtacaagGGAACATACGAGGCTATAGGTACTCCAACCGTTTAAATATCCCATTCCTTTTGACGATAATGTTTGGCGACGATAAAGGCACACTCACGTTTCCGACCGTTCTTCTCGGCGTCGATTCTCTCCTGGCGGCGCTGGCGGCGCGCCAGCTCCTCCTCGTACTCGCGCCGCTGCTTCTTGGTCATCAACCGCTCCGGCTCCGACTCCGGCTTGGCGGACACCGGCCTGCCAAACATGTCAGCCTTCAATAACACATTCTCAGCGATATACCCTTAAGAAGGCTCAGTTTCATTGGTTGATACAGAGCGTGTTGTGACTCCCCGCAGGCGTGCGTTATGGAGATCTCCTTATGCTcttggtttcctaggatagcggtgccgtcatatagcggccgtctccatacaaaatactacgacatctattttagccgtattattttgtaaggagacggccgctatatgacggcaccgctatcctaggaaaaccgagcttCACGCACCGTGCGGGGCCTATCGATCAATGAATCTGAGCCGTAAAACACGCTAGATGTGTATGGAGTTAAGtgctgtaatttattttagagatgatatcttaaaattaaaaagttgtaGAATAAACCTATATGGCTGTCCGTTAGTTTATAGGCACTTAagtcggttttcctaggatagacGACCAGTTAGATATGACGAGAAGATAGTTGGATaggtatggagacggccgctatatgacggcaccgctatcctaggagaACCGGTCTTTATCGCACCTTCGCCGCATCAATAAACTGCACCAGTGATAACCGACACGTTTCGGAATACGGACTCAAAACCTACTGAGTTCGCGTACACCGTCGACTAAAAGTCGAGAACAAAGTATTGTAGTGTAGgtatacaaatatataaatatatttttgtttttttaaagagCCTATCCACCTTAACAGCATGTAGTCTGTGCCTGTGACCAGATACTTTTTCTAATACCTGGGCACTTCGACCGGGGCGCTCTTTTTCTCCTCGGCCAGCTTCAGCAGCTGGTTAAAGTCCATGGGCGGCGGCGCTGGCTTGCGGAACTTTGGCTTCTCGGGTTTCTCACCTTTTCGTTTCTCTGGCTCATACTTTTGAGGAGGACTTGATTCTCTTTCTGAAAAATGAAAAACATGTGCCATAGCATGgctataatacaaataaaagaGAATTCAAGATTAAAACAAAATTAGTTTATTTGGCATTGGTATTCCATTTCTTAGTAAAAAACATGAACTTTTGAAATGGAATTGGTTTTTCACTGTGCGTATCAATATGATTCACGTGCGTATTTGATGAATCCCAAACCACATACTTAATGCCTCAGAAAGACGCAGTttaataatttcatttcatgtCAGGTTATTAATTAATATGGGGTAGTAGGGTTGTTACTGATGATTTCTCAACATGTCTCGGTACTTTGGCCTTAGAAGTAAAATTTACTTCAATCCCATTAATAACGTCAAACttagaaaagtacagtcagcagcagaagttgctaagcgggagaggtgttcaaaattaccttgacacgttcttattctcttaacaataaagttgcgtcaagatcattttggaCACCTGgcctgcttagcaacttctgctgctgaatgTACAAGTCTCAGAGCCGAAAGTTCTAAGTAAAGTGATAATACACACCGCCACCATTTTCTGTCCTTCGCCTTCTCTTGTGTGGGACAGGGTCATCTTCATGTGCCAGGGCATTTTTCACTCGTTCCATGGTGCCTTTCAAATCTGTCTTTACACTCTT
It encodes the following:
- the LOC134806803 gene encoding protein SPT2 homolog codes for the protein MEFRETLLAAQRNQQQKSSRNTYYRAGFDPPKKEQRQKDKLSENILKFLAKKDEEERQKQLEAQKKKDDLLAMRDPKALRKIQKTLKTIKSANKSVIEDAVDHDNTAVTRAGPDQPDQDDYGYESQEAAAFYGKLMQKYSKIPDEPKFPTGKKSVKTDLKGTMERVKNALAHEDDPVPHKRRRRTENGGERESSPPQKYEPEKRKGEKPEKPKFRKPAPPPMDFNQLLKLAEEKKSAPVEVPRPVSAKPESEPERLMTKKQRREYEEELARRQRRQERIDAEKNGRKPQREERDRPADKEKKPEKPSGFGRIPKIGEKTSSNQSSNSGSNSHKHDSTKTYERSKDKPSSDRDRADKLQREKERARQDRDKADRERERLDRDKADREKERLDRERLDKLKAERERIDREMERLNRDRDRLEKTKMKLESSKSYDKPSKDVDRSKLSSKDQSSRQEVKKSIDLKSQNTYRIDKNSNDKKFTIPNKNGESKYTNGHSSQSKLPQKSKEDARMSDRDRAIAKQRASQENGKRPPESKPPRRPEERGKAPAAPGKPTISNSFDFDKHVSSLAKDKLAKRPDARRKMEDPRKKQKRRAIDSESEYDSEMDDFIDDGDENMDYSTHIKEIFGYDKSKYRDMDDDDDPTMESSFARQQREEYISKKIGIMEDLEDMRMEAMEKKKGSKKKRRISDD